The following are from one region of the Tachysurus fulvidraco isolate hzauxx_2018 chromosome 24, HZAU_PFXX_2.0, whole genome shotgun sequence genome:
- the LOC113649633 gene encoding NACHT, LRR and PYD domains-containing protein 12-like isoform X4: MDDFSPVQPAGSPPLKTRCNDLTTEPHLQKRCRTNLIKRFQHTSEVTTDRGNPTRLGEIYTELYITEGDSGEVGNGHEARQIEATSRRAATEETPIRCSDMFKPLPEEDKPIRNVLTKGVSGIGKSVSVQKFVLDWAEGKTSQDVHLIFPLPFRELNLMKDQTLSLMELLHFYLKEIKETNISSLHKVLFIFDGLDECHFPLDFQNTARVCDVTEPASVDVLLINLIKGNLFPSALIWITSRPAAADQIPSECVDRVTEVRGFNDPQKEEYFRKRIRDQSLSNRIITHLKSLRSLYIMCHIPVFCWISATVLESLLGKAENGEIPETLTQMYTHFLIIQTNTIKKKYTESRETDKEMVLKLGKLAYQQLMKGNLIFYEEDLMECGIDVTEASVYSGVCTQIFREEFGLHQSKVYCFVHLSIQELLAALYVHLTFMKEKRNVFKKTTTDISRLRDVHKNAVDQALQSENGGHLDLFLRFLLGLSLESNQILLQTQNIVTKTRSISHRKQETVHYIREKIRENPSTEKSINLFHCLNELEDPSLVEEVQHYLQSGNLQHIELSSSQWSAVVFVLLTSVQEQDVFVLEKYINKYCTPEEVLLKLLPVVSASRKADLNNCDVKEKGSTALASVLQSESSDLRELDLSGNRFKDLGLKCLSAGLENPHCKLETLRLCSCRCKDDGCAALSSALRSNPSHLRELDLSRNYFKDSGVKSLSAVLENPHCNLETLRLCSCGVSDEGCAALSSALRSNPSHLRELDLSRNYLRDSGVKSLSAVLENPQCNLETLRLCGCEISDEGCAALSSALTSTSSHLRQLDLSENNLRDSGVKSLSAVLENPHCNLETLRLCSCGVSDEGCAALTSALRSNPSHLRELDLSRNYLRDSGVKSLSAVLENPHCNLETLRLCNCEISDEGCAALSSALRSNPSHLRELDLSWNELRDSGVKSLSAVLENPHCNLETLRLCGCEISPDSCAALSSALRSNPSHLRELDLSWNYLRDSGVKSLSAVLENPHCKLETLRLCDCEISDEGCAALRSALRSNPSHLRQLDLYWNDLGDSGKELLYRIKDEYHHKLQDWS; encoded by the exons ATGGATGACTTCAGTCCTGTCCAACCTGCTGGGTCTCCACCATTAAAGACAAG ATGTAACGATTTAACTACTGAACCTCATCTTCAGAAGAGATGCAGAACAAATCTGATAAAGAGGTTTCAGCACACGAGCGAGGTGACGACAGACCGGGGGAACCCGACACGTCTCGGtgagatctacacagagctctacatcacagaagGAGACAGTGGAGAAGTCGGTAACGGACACGAGGCGAGGCAGATCGAGGCAACATCCAGGAGAGCAGCTACAGAGGAAACACCGATCAGATGTAGTGACATGTTTAAGCCTTTACCTGAAGAAGACAAACCCATCAGGAACGTTCTGACCAAGGGGGTCTCTGGCATCGGAAAatcagtctctgtgcagaagtttgTTCTAgactgggctgaagggaaaACAAGTCAGGATGTTCATCTCATATTCCCACTTCCTTTCAGAGAGCTCAATCTGATGAAGGATCAAACTCTGAGTCTGATGGAGCTTCTTCATTTCTATCTTAAGGagataaaagaaacaaacatttccAGCCTGCACaaagttctgtttatttttgatggTTTGGATGAGTGTCATTTCCCTCTGGACTTCCAGAACACagcgagagtgtgtgatgtaactgaACCAGcatcagtggatgtgctgctgattAATCTGATCAAAGGGAATCTATttccctctgctctcatctggatcacctccagacctgcagcagctgatcaaatcccctctgagtgtgttgatcgagtcacagaggtacgagggttcaatgacccacagaaggaggaatatttcaggaagaggatcagagaTCAGAGCCTGAGCAACAGAATCATCACACACTTAAAATCattaagaagcctctacatcatgtgccacatcccagtcttctgctggatttcAGCTACTGTTCTAGAGAGTCTGTTGGGTAAAGCAGAGAATGGAGAGATCCCcgagactctgactcaaatgtacacacatttcctcatcattcagacaaacaCCATCAAGAAAAAGtacacagagagcagagagacagataaagaaatGGTCCTGAAACTGGGTAAACTGGCTTATCAGCAGCTGATGAAAGgcaacctgatcttctatgaggaagacctgatgGAGTGTGGCATCGATGTGACAGAAGCATCAGTgtattcaggtgtgtgtacacagatcttcagagaggagtttgggcttcaccagAGTAAAGTGTACTGCTTTGTTCATCTGAGCATTCAGGAGCTCCTCGCAGCTCTGTATGTGCACCTGACCTtcatgaaggagaagagaaatgtttttaaaaagacaacaacGGACATATCGAGACTGAGAGATGTACACAAGAATGCAGTAGATCAGGCTTTACAGAGTGAAAATGGAGGACATCTGGATCTTTTCCTTCGCtttcttctgggtctctcactggagtccaatcagATCCTCTTACAAACCCAAAATATAGTGACAAAGACAAGAAGTATCTCCCACAGGAAGCAGGAAACAGTCCATTACATCAGGGAGAAGATCAGAGAGAATCCCTCcacagagaaatccatcaatctgttccactgtctaaATGAACTGGAAGATCCTTCTCTAGTTGAGGAAGTCCAGCACTACCTACAGTCTGGAAATTTACAACATATTGAACTTTCTTCTTCTCAGTGGTCagctgtggtgtttgtgttactgacatcAGTGCAGGAACAGGATGTGTTTGTCCTGGAGAAATATATTAACAAATACTGTACACCTGAGGAGGTTCTTCTGAAGCTCCTGCCTGTGGTTTCAGCCTCCAGAAAAGCCGA TCTCAATAATTGTGACGTGAAAGAGAAAGGCTCTACAGCTTTAGCTTCTGTGCTCCAGTCTGAATCCTCTGATCTGAGGGAACTGGATCTGTCTGGGAATAGATTCAAAGACttgggattaaagtgtctctcTGCTggactggagaatcctcactgtaaactggagacactgag GTTGTGTAGTTGTCGTTGCAAAGATGacggctgtgctgctctgagttcagctctgagatcaaacccctcacacctgagagaactggatctgtctagaaattattttaaagactcaggagtgaagagtctctctgctgtactggagaatcctcactgtaacctggagacactgag gttgtgtagttgtggtgtctcagatgaaggctgtgctgctctgagttcagctctgagatcaaacccctcacacctgagagaactggatctgtctAGAAATTACCtcagagactcaggagtgaagagtctctctgctgtactggagaatcctcaatGTAacctggagacactgag GTTGTGTGGTTGTGAaatctcagatgaaggctgtgctgctctgagtTCAGCTCTGACATCAACATCCTCACACCTGAGACAACTGGATCTGTCTGAGAATAACCtcagagactcaggagtgaagagtctctctgccgtactggagaatcctcactgtaacctggagacactgag GTTGTGTAgttgtggtgtctcagatgaaggttgtgctgctctgacttcggctctgagatcaaacccctcacacctgagagaactggatctgtctAGAAATTACCtcagagactcaggagtgaagagtctctctgctgtactggagaatcctcactgtaacctggagacactgag GTTGTGTAACTGTGAaatctcagatgaaggctgtgctgctctgagttcagctctgagatcaaacccctcacacctgagagaactggatctgtcctGGAATGAACTCAGAGACTCgggagtgaagagtctctctgctgtactggagaatcctcactgtaacctggagacactgag GTTGTGTGGTTGTGAAATCTCACCTGATAGCTGTGCTGCTCTGAGTTCGGCTCTGAGATccaacccctcacacctgagagaactggatctgtctTGGAATTATCtcagagactcaggagtgaagagtctctctgctgtactggagaatcctcactgtaaactggagacactgag GTTGTGTGATTGTGAAATctcagatgaaggttgtgctgctctgagATCAGcactgagatcaaacccctcacacctgagacaaCTGGATCTGTATTGGAACGATCTAGGAGACTCAGGAAAGGAGCTACTATACAGAATTAAAGATGAATATCATCATAAACTCCAGGATTGGAGCTGA
- the LOC113649633 gene encoding NACHT, LRR and PYD domains-containing protein 3-like isoform X1, translating to MDDFSPVQPAGSPPLKTRCNDLTTEPHLQKRCRTNLIKRFQHTSEVTTDRGNPTRLGEIYTELYITEGDSGEVGNGHEARQIEATSRRAATEETPIRCSDMFKPLPEEDKPIRNVLTKGVSGIGKSVSVQKFVLDWAEGKTSQDVHLIFPLPFRELNLMKDQTLSLMELLHFYLKEIKETNISSLHKVLFIFDGLDECHFPLDFQNTARVCDVTEPASVDVLLINLIKGNLFPSALIWITSRPAAADQIPSECVDRVTEVRGFNDPQKEEYFRKRIRDQSLSNRIITHLKSLRSLYIMCHIPVFCWISATVLESLLGKAENGEIPETLTQMYTHFLIIQTNTIKKKYTESRETDKEMVLKLGKLAYQQLMKGNLIFYEEDLMECGIDVTEASVYSGVCTQIFREEFGLHQSKVYCFVHLSIQELLAALYVHLTFMKEKRNVFKKTTTDISRLRDVHKNAVDQALQSENGGHLDLFLRFLLGLSLESNQILLQTQNIVTKTRSISHRKQETVHYIREKIRENPSTEKSINLFHCLNELEDPSLVEEVQHYLQSGNLQHIELSSSQWSAVVFVLLTSVQEQDVFVLEKYINKYCTPEEVLLKLLPVVSASRKADLNNCDVKEKGSTALASVLQSESSDLRELDLSGNRFKDLGLKCLSAGLENPHCKLETLRLCSCRCKDDGCAALSSALRSNPSHLRELDLSRNYFKDSGVKSLSAVLENPHCNLETLRLCGCEISDEGCAALSSALTSTSSHLRQLDLSENNLRDSGVKSLSAVLENPHCNLETLRLCSCGVSDEGCAALTSALRSNPSHLRELDLSRNYLRDSGVKSLSAVLENPHCNLETLRLCNCEISDEGCAALSSALRSNPSHLRELDLSWNELRDSGVKSLSAVLENPHCNLETLRLCGCEISPDSCAALSSALRSNPSHLRELDLSWNYLRDSGVKSLSAVLENPHCKLETLRLCDCEISDEGCAALRSALRSNPSHLRQLDLYWNDLGDSGKELLYRIKDEYHHKLQDWS from the exons ATGGATGACTTCAGTCCTGTCCAACCTGCTGGGTCTCCACCATTAAAGACAAG ATGTAACGATTTAACTACTGAACCTCATCTTCAGAAGAGATGCAGAACAAATCTGATAAAGAGGTTTCAGCACACGAGCGAGGTGACGACAGACCGGGGGAACCCGACACGTCTCGGtgagatctacacagagctctacatcacagaagGAGACAGTGGAGAAGTCGGTAACGGACACGAGGCGAGGCAGATCGAGGCAACATCCAGGAGAGCAGCTACAGAGGAAACACCGATCAGATGTAGTGACATGTTTAAGCCTTTACCTGAAGAAGACAAACCCATCAGGAACGTTCTGACCAAGGGGGTCTCTGGCATCGGAAAatcagtctctgtgcagaagtttgTTCTAgactgggctgaagggaaaACAAGTCAGGATGTTCATCTCATATTCCCACTTCCTTTCAGAGAGCTCAATCTGATGAAGGATCAAACTCTGAGTCTGATGGAGCTTCTTCATTTCTATCTTAAGGagataaaagaaacaaacatttccAGCCTGCACaaagttctgtttatttttgatggTTTGGATGAGTGTCATTTCCCTCTGGACTTCCAGAACACagcgagagtgtgtgatgtaactgaACCAGcatcagtggatgtgctgctgattAATCTGATCAAAGGGAATCTATttccctctgctctcatctggatcacctccagacctgcagcagctgatcaaatcccctctgagtgtgttgatcgagtcacagaggtacgagggttcaatgacccacagaaggaggaatatttcaggaagaggatcagagaTCAGAGCCTGAGCAACAGAATCATCACACACTTAAAATCattaagaagcctctacatcatgtgccacatcccagtcttctgctggatttcAGCTACTGTTCTAGAGAGTCTGTTGGGTAAAGCAGAGAATGGAGAGATCCCcgagactctgactcaaatgtacacacatttcctcatcattcagacaaacaCCATCAAGAAAAAGtacacagagagcagagagacagataaagaaatGGTCCTGAAACTGGGTAAACTGGCTTATCAGCAGCTGATGAAAGgcaacctgatcttctatgaggaagacctgatgGAGTGTGGCATCGATGTGACAGAAGCATCAGTgtattcaggtgtgtgtacacagatcttcagagaggagtttgggcttcaccagAGTAAAGTGTACTGCTTTGTTCATCTGAGCATTCAGGAGCTCCTCGCAGCTCTGTATGTGCACCTGACCTtcatgaaggagaagagaaatgtttttaaaaagacaacaacGGACATATCGAGACTGAGAGATGTACACAAGAATGCAGTAGATCAGGCTTTACAGAGTGAAAATGGAGGACATCTGGATCTTTTCCTTCGCtttcttctgggtctctcactggagtccaatcagATCCTCTTACAAACCCAAAATATAGTGACAAAGACAAGAAGTATCTCCCACAGGAAGCAGGAAACAGTCCATTACATCAGGGAGAAGATCAGAGAGAATCCCTCcacagagaaatccatcaatctgttccactgtctaaATGAACTGGAAGATCCTTCTCTAGTTGAGGAAGTCCAGCACTACCTACAGTCTGGAAATTTACAACATATTGAACTTTCTTCTTCTCAGTGGTCagctgtggtgtttgtgttactgacatcAGTGCAGGAACAGGATGTGTTTGTCCTGGAGAAATATATTAACAAATACTGTACACCTGAGGAGGTTCTTCTGAAGCTCCTGCCTGTGGTTTCAGCCTCCAGAAAAGCCGA TCTCAATAATTGTGACGTGAAAGAGAAAGGCTCTACAGCTTTAGCTTCTGTGCTCCAGTCTGAATCCTCTGATCTGAGGGAACTGGATCTGTCTGGGAATAGATTCAAAGACttgggattaaagtgtctctcTGCTggactggagaatcctcactgtaaactggagacactgag GTTGTGTAGTTGTCGTTGCAAAGATGacggctgtgctgctctgagttcagctctgagatcaaacccctcacacctgagagaactggatctgtctagaaattattttaaagactcaggagtgaagagtctctctgctgtactggagaatcctcactgtaacctggagacactgag GTTGTGTGGTTGTGAaatctcagatgaaggctgtgctgctctgagtTCAGCTCTGACATCAACATCCTCACACCTGAGACAACTGGATCTGTCTGAGAATAACCtcagagactcaggagtgaagagtctctctgccgtactggagaatcctcactgtaacctggagacactgag GTTGTGTAgttgtggtgtctcagatgaaggttgtgctgctctgacttcggctctgagatcaaacccctcacacctgagagaactggatctgtctAGAAATTACCtcagagactcaggagtgaagagtctctctgctgtactggagaatcctcactgtaacctggagacactgag GTTGTGTAACTGTGAaatctcagatgaaggctgtgctgctctgagttcagctctgagatcaaacccctcacacctgagagaactggatctgtcctGGAATGAACTCAGAGACTCgggagtgaagagtctctctgctgtactggagaatcctcactgtaacctggagacactgag GTTGTGTGGTTGTGAAATCTCACCTGATAGCTGTGCTGCTCTGAGTTCGGCTCTGAGATccaacccctcacacctgagagaactggatctgtctTGGAATTATCtcagagactcaggagtgaagagtctctctgctgtactggagaatcctcactgtaaactggagacactgag GTTGTGTGATTGTGAAATctcagatgaaggttgtgctgctctgagATCAGcactgagatcaaacccctcacacctgagacaaCTGGATCTGTATTGGAACGATCTAGGAGACTCAGGAAAGGAGCTACTATACAGAATTAAAGATGAATATCATCATAAACTCCAGGATTGGAGCTGA
- the LOC113649633 gene encoding NACHT, LRR and PYD domains-containing protein 12-like isoform X2 produces MDDFSPVQPAGSPPLKTRCNDLTTEPHLQKRCRTNLIKRFQHTSEVTTDRGNPTRLGEIYTELYITEGDSGEVGNGHEARQIEATSRRAATEETPIRCSDMFKPLPEEDKPIRNVLTKGVSGIGKSVSVQKFVLDWAEGKTSQDVHLIFPLPFRELNLMKDQTLSLMELLHFYLKEIKETNISSLHKVLFIFDGLDECHFPLDFQNTARVCDVTEPASVDVLLINLIKGNLFPSALIWITSRPAAADQIPSECVDRVTEVRGFNDPQKEEYFRKRIRDQSLSNRIITHLKSLRSLYIMCHIPVFCWISATVLESLLGKAENGEIPETLTQMYTHFLIIQTNTIKKKYTESRETDKEMVLKLGKLAYQQLMKGNLIFYEEDLMECGIDVTEASVYSGVCTQIFREEFGLHQSKVYCFVHLSIQELLAALYVHLTFMKEKRNVFKKTTTDISRLRDVHKNAVDQALQSENGGHLDLFLRFLLGLSLESNQILLQTQNIVTKTRSISHRKQETVHYIREKIRENPSTEKSINLFHCLNELEDPSLVEEVQHYLQSGNLQHIELSSSQWSAVVFVLLTSVQEQDVFVLEKYINKYCTPEEVLLKLLPVVSASRKADLNNCDVKEKGSTALASVLQSESSDLRELDLSGNRFKDLGLKCLSAGLENPHCKLETLRLCSCRCKDDGCAALSSALRSNPSHLRELDLSRNYFKDSGVKSLSAVLENPHCNLETLRLCGCEISDEGCAALSSALTSTSSHLRQLDLSENNLRDSGVKSLSAVLENPHCNLETLRLCSCGVSDEGCAALTSALRSNPSHLRELDLSRNYLRDSGVKSLSAVLENPHCNLETLRLCGCEISPDSCAALSSALRSNPSHLRELDLSWNYLRDSGVKSLSAVLENPHCKLETLRLCDCEISDEGCAALRSALRSNPSHLRQLDLYWNDLGDSGKELLYRIKDEYHHKLQDWS; encoded by the exons ATGGATGACTTCAGTCCTGTCCAACCTGCTGGGTCTCCACCATTAAAGACAAG ATGTAACGATTTAACTACTGAACCTCATCTTCAGAAGAGATGCAGAACAAATCTGATAAAGAGGTTTCAGCACACGAGCGAGGTGACGACAGACCGGGGGAACCCGACACGTCTCGGtgagatctacacagagctctacatcacagaagGAGACAGTGGAGAAGTCGGTAACGGACACGAGGCGAGGCAGATCGAGGCAACATCCAGGAGAGCAGCTACAGAGGAAACACCGATCAGATGTAGTGACATGTTTAAGCCTTTACCTGAAGAAGACAAACCCATCAGGAACGTTCTGACCAAGGGGGTCTCTGGCATCGGAAAatcagtctctgtgcagaagtttgTTCTAgactgggctgaagggaaaACAAGTCAGGATGTTCATCTCATATTCCCACTTCCTTTCAGAGAGCTCAATCTGATGAAGGATCAAACTCTGAGTCTGATGGAGCTTCTTCATTTCTATCTTAAGGagataaaagaaacaaacatttccAGCCTGCACaaagttctgtttatttttgatggTTTGGATGAGTGTCATTTCCCTCTGGACTTCCAGAACACagcgagagtgtgtgatgtaactgaACCAGcatcagtggatgtgctgctgattAATCTGATCAAAGGGAATCTATttccctctgctctcatctggatcacctccagacctgcagcagctgatcaaatcccctctgagtgtgttgatcgagtcacagaggtacgagggttcaatgacccacagaaggaggaatatttcaggaagaggatcagagaTCAGAGCCTGAGCAACAGAATCATCACACACTTAAAATCattaagaagcctctacatcatgtgccacatcccagtcttctgctggatttcAGCTACTGTTCTAGAGAGTCTGTTGGGTAAAGCAGAGAATGGAGAGATCCCcgagactctgactcaaatgtacacacatttcctcatcattcagacaaacaCCATCAAGAAAAAGtacacagagagcagagagacagataaagaaatGGTCCTGAAACTGGGTAAACTGGCTTATCAGCAGCTGATGAAAGgcaacctgatcttctatgaggaagacctgatgGAGTGTGGCATCGATGTGACAGAAGCATCAGTgtattcaggtgtgtgtacacagatcttcagagaggagtttgggcttcaccagAGTAAAGTGTACTGCTTTGTTCATCTGAGCATTCAGGAGCTCCTCGCAGCTCTGTATGTGCACCTGACCTtcatgaaggagaagagaaatgtttttaaaaagacaacaacGGACATATCGAGACTGAGAGATGTACACAAGAATGCAGTAGATCAGGCTTTACAGAGTGAAAATGGAGGACATCTGGATCTTTTCCTTCGCtttcttctgggtctctcactggagtccaatcagATCCTCTTACAAACCCAAAATATAGTGACAAAGACAAGAAGTATCTCCCACAGGAAGCAGGAAACAGTCCATTACATCAGGGAGAAGATCAGAGAGAATCCCTCcacagagaaatccatcaatctgttccactgtctaaATGAACTGGAAGATCCTTCTCTAGTTGAGGAAGTCCAGCACTACCTACAGTCTGGAAATTTACAACATATTGAACTTTCTTCTTCTCAGTGGTCagctgtggtgtttgtgttactgacatcAGTGCAGGAACAGGATGTGTTTGTCCTGGAGAAATATATTAACAAATACTGTACACCTGAGGAGGTTCTTCTGAAGCTCCTGCCTGTGGTTTCAGCCTCCAGAAAAGCCGA TCTCAATAATTGTGACGTGAAAGAGAAAGGCTCTACAGCTTTAGCTTCTGTGCTCCAGTCTGAATCCTCTGATCTGAGGGAACTGGATCTGTCTGGGAATAGATTCAAAGACttgggattaaagtgtctctcTGCTggactggagaatcctcactgtaaactggagacactgag GTTGTGTAGTTGTCGTTGCAAAGATGacggctgtgctgctctgagttcagctctgagatcaaacccctcacacctgagagaactggatctgtctagaaattattttaaagactcaggagtgaagagtctctctgctgtactggagaatcctcactgtaacctggagacactgag GTTGTGTGGTTGTGAaatctcagatgaaggctgtgctgctctgagtTCAGCTCTGACATCAACATCCTCACACCTGAGACAACTGGATCTGTCTGAGAATAACCtcagagactcaggagtgaagagtctctctgccgtactggagaatcctcactgtaacctggagacactgag GTTGTGTAgttgtggtgtctcagatgaaggttgtgctgctctgacttcggctctgagatcaaacccctcacacctgagagaactggatctgtctAGAAATTACCtcagagactcaggagtgaagagtctctctgctgtactggagaatcctcactgtaacctggagacactgag GTTGTGTGGTTGTGAAATCTCACCTGATAGCTGTGCTGCTCTGAGTTCGGCTCTGAGATccaacccctcacacctgagagaactggatctgtctTGGAATTATCtcagagactcaggagtgaagagtctctctgctgtactggagaatcctcactgtaaactggagacactgag GTTGTGTGATTGTGAAATctcagatgaaggttgtgctgctctgagATCAGcactgagatcaaacccctcacacctgagacaaCTGGATCTGTATTGGAACGATCTAGGAGACTCAGGAAAGGAGCTACTATACAGAATTAAAGATGAATATCATCATAAACTCCAGGATTGGAGCTGA